Proteins encoded together in one Pleurocapsa sp. PCC 7319 window:
- a CDS encoding serine/threonine-protein kinase, which produces MKTLYQSSEIIADRYQIITILGQGGMGTTYAAVDLNSSRRVAIKVVSLRQANEWKILELFAREAKVLANLDHTHIPNYLDYFELDTENDRRFYLIQELVTGESLEKLIETDWQVTEVEAKNIAIQMLEILVYLHSITPPVIHRDIKPQNIIRQADGKVYLVDFGAVQDIYRNTVSISNTFVGTLGYIPLEQLRGKVIPASDLYSLGCSLLFLLTGKSPTDLPETRMKIDFRSQVNVSQYFTNWLDRLIEPDIDKRFQSAEDALLGLWHKSKRRDLGNKNTDPYKNIDLL; this is translated from the coding sequence ATGAAAACTTTATATCAATCATCAGAAATTATTGCCGATCGCTACCAAATTATAACTATACTCGGACAAGGTGGTATGGGAACTACTTATGCTGCGGTGGATTTAAATAGTTCCCGTCGAGTTGCCATCAAGGTTGTCTCGCTGCGTCAAGCTAACGAGTGGAAAATCCTAGAATTGTTTGCCAGAGAAGCCAAAGTTTTAGCTAATCTAGATCATACTCATATTCCTAATTATCTCGATTATTTTGAGTTAGATACAGAAAACGATAGAAGATTTTATTTGATACAAGAATTAGTCACGGGAGAATCTCTGGAGAAATTAATTGAAACAGATTGGCAAGTTACAGAAGTAGAAGCGAAAAATATTGCTATCCAAATGCTGGAAATACTGGTATATCTGCATTCAATTACACCACCAGTAATTCATCGCGATATCAAGCCCCAAAATATCATTCGCCAAGCAGATGGTAAGGTTTATCTGGTTGATTTTGGTGCGGTACAAGATATTTATCGCAATACAGTCAGTATCAGCAATACTTTTGTCGGTACTCTTGGCTATATACCTTTAGAACAGTTACGAGGAAAAGTTATACCTGCTTCTGATTTATATAGTCTCGGATGTAGCCTCTTGTTTTTATTAACTGGAAAATCACCTACCGATTTACCAGAAACCAGAATGAAGATAGATTTTCGTTCTCAGGTGAATGTATCTCAATATTTTACCAACTGGTTGGATCGACTCATCGAACCTGATATAGACAAAAGATTTCAGTCTGCTGAAGATGCTTTACTCGGTTTATGGCACAAATCAAAAAGGAGAGACTTGGGTAACAAAAATACCGATCCATACAAAAATATCGACTTACTATAG
- a CDS encoding serine/threonine-protein kinase has protein sequence METLHQQAEIIVNRYQIVTTLGQGGMGTTYAAVDLQSSQRVAIKVVSLRQTNDWKILELFEREAKVLANLNHPYIPNYIDYFELDTKDDKRFYLVQELVQGQSLAELVKQGWRATEAEVKDIAKQVLDILIYLHSITPPVIHRDIKPQNIIRRDDGKVYLVDFGAVQDVYRNTVSLGSTFVGTLGYMSLEHLRGNVTPASDLYSLGCSLLFLLTRKSPTDLPQKGMAIDFSSQVNLSHGFANWLETILQPIVEDRYQSAEDALRALDGDVLVSYIKPLLKKPEGSRITLKKNSQSLLIKTPSHNFDNDKIPIIALTILWDILIFPSFFSSIINLEIKKFLFLLPFFLVGIALASFCFFSIYSNIRMNSSLEINPQIFILKWTESVSFKVSKKQAKGNTQNIALVNLITGKGRVSQVIIAVNQQGQEKKYYFGAGYINDREAKWLVKEISAFLEQIRS, from the coding sequence ATGGAAACCTTACATCAACAGGCGGAAATCATTGTCAACCGTTACCAAATTGTCACTACACTGGGACAAGGTGGCATGGGGACTACTTACGCTGCGGTAGATTTACAGAGTTCCCAACGAGTTGCCATCAAAGTTGTCTCGCTTCGTCAAACAAATGACTGGAAAATTCTGGAGCTATTTGAGAGAGAGGCTAAAGTATTGGCTAATCTCAATCATCCTTATATTCCGAATTATATTGATTATTTTGAGTTAGATACTAAAGACGACAAAAGGTTTTACTTAGTACAAGAATTAGTTCAAGGGCAATCTTTAGCTGAATTAGTTAAACAAGGATGGCGTGCTACTGAAGCAGAAGTAAAAGACATTGCCAAACAAGTATTAGATATTCTGATCTATCTTCATTCAATTACACCACCAGTAATTCATCGCGATATCAAACCACAAAATATTATCCGCCGAGATGATGGCAAAGTTTATCTGGTAGATTTTGGTGCGGTACAAGATGTTTACCGCAATACCGTGAGTTTGGGTAGCACTTTCGTCGGCACTCTCGGCTATATGTCTCTAGAACACTTGCGAGGTAATGTTACACCAGCATCGGATTTATACAGTTTGGGATGCAGTTTATTATTTTTACTAACCCGCAAATCGCCAACTGACTTACCCCAAAAAGGAATGGCGATCGATTTTAGCTCTCAAGTTAATCTTTCTCATGGTTTTGCTAATTGGTTAGAAACAATACTGCAACCAATAGTGGAAGATCGCTATCAGTCTGCTGAAGATGCATTAAGAGCTTTAGATGGTGATGTTTTAGTTTCTTATATTAAGCCTCTATTGAAAAAACCAGAGGGTAGTCGTATTACTCTCAAAAAAAATTCTCAAAGTTTGCTAATTAAAACTCCGTCTCACAATTTTGATAATGATAAGATTCCTATAATTGCTTTGACAATTTTGTGGGATATTCTTATATTTCCCAGTTTTTTTAGCTCTATTATTAATCTTGAAATAAAAAAATTCTTATTTCTATTGCCTTTTTTTTTAGTAGGTATTGCCCTCGCAAGCTTCTGTTTTTTTAGTATATATAGCAATATACGAATGAATTCTTCTTTGGAAATTAATCCCCAAATATTTATCTTAAAATGGACAGAATCTGTTTCTTTTAAAGTATCTAAAAAGCAAGCTAAAGGTAATACTCAAAATATAGCTTTGGTGAATTTAATAACGGGTAAAGGAAGGGTCAGCCAAGTAATTATTGCTGTTAACCAACAAGGACAAGAGAAAAAATATTATTTTGGTGCTGGTTATATTAACGATCGCGAAGCGAAATGGTTAGTTAAGGAAATATCAGCTTTTTTAGAGCAAATACGGAGCTAG
- a CDS encoding WGR domain-containing protein: protein MNTITYKSDRWKSAAWRRGTRYYYCQLQQDLFGNWIVCKSWGDVRSKRGREMIVNCTCYDDAVQIFSAVEKRRKYRKYEMV, encoded by the coding sequence ATGAATACGATTACTTATAAAAGCGATCGCTGGAAAAGTGCTGCTTGGCGCAGAGGAACGCGCTACTACTATTGCCAGCTACAGCAGGACTTATTTGGTAACTGGATTGTTTGTAAGTCCTGGGGCGATGTGCGCTCTAAAAGGGGGAGAGAGATGATAGTTAACTGTACTTGCTACGATGATGCGGTGCAAATATTTTCGGCAGTGGAAAAACGCAGAAAATACAGAAAATATGAAATGGTTTGA
- a CDS encoding serine/threonine-protein kinase, producing the protein MTSLHQQAEIIANRYQIITTLGQGGMGTTYAAINLETSQRVAIKVVSLREASDWKILELFEREAKTLASLNHPFIPNYLDYFELDSQDDKRFYLVQELVEGESLAELVKQGWHATEEQIRDIAVQILDILIYLHSITPPVIHRDIKPQNILRRDDGQVYLVDFGAVQAVYRNTISIGGTFVGTLGYMSPEQLRGNVVPASDLYSLGCSLIFLLTHRNPNELPQQRMKIDFTSKVNVSPYFANWLNKLLEPNVDNRYQSAEEALWGGSSINSDIPKVHQPIDTKINIQKDRQNLRIEIPSNSFGCFPILGIICSIVWSFGWGLGLLQGDFVAGLACFIGIIMLYFSFLGLQYENKKKTYLIINNNKFRLQWTDFGLMGSVEKYIWGNISEIDFVNLNVDIDKSKDKNGKTTTLIINSCAITIDEEVFKFGDGYDLTEEEANYLVKEISAFIK; encoded by the coding sequence ATGACCTCCCTCCATCAACAAGCAGAAATTATTGCTAATCGCTATCAAATAATCACTACTTTAGGACAAGGTGGTATGGGTACTACCTATGCTGCAATAAATTTAGAAACTTCTCAACGGGTTGCAATTAAAGTGGTGTCTCTACGAGAGGCTAGCGACTGGAAAATTTTAGAGTTGTTTGAGAGAGAAGCTAAAACTTTAGCCAGCCTCAATCATCCTTTTATCCCTAACTATCTTGATTATTTTGAGTTAGATAGCCAAGATGATAAAAGATTTTATTTAGTACAAGAATTAGTTGAAGGAGAATCTTTAGCTGAGTTAGTCAAACAAGGTTGGCATGCTACAGAAGAACAAATACGAGATATTGCGGTACAAATTTTAGATATTTTGATTTATCTTCATTCAATTACACCACCAGTAATTCATCGCGATATTAAACCACAAAATATTCTTCGCAGAGATGACGGTCAAGTTTATCTTGTAGATTTTGGTGCAGTGCAAGCAGTGTATCGCAATACTATCAGTATCGGTGGAACTTTTGTAGGGACTTTAGGCTATATGTCTCCCGAACAATTAAGAGGTAATGTCGTTCCTGCTTCTGATTTATATAGCCTGGGATGCAGCTTAATTTTTCTATTAACCCATAGAAATCCTAATGAGTTACCTCAACAACGAATGAAAATTGATTTTACTAGTAAAGTAAATGTATCTCCTTATTTTGCTAATTGGCTGAATAAACTACTGGAACCAAATGTAGATAATCGCTATCAATCTGCTGAGGAAGCATTATGGGGTGGAAGTTCAATTAATTCTGATATACCCAAAGTTCATCAACCGATAGATACTAAGATAAATATCCAAAAAGACCGACAAAACTTACGGATTGAAATTCCTTCTAACAGCTTCGGATGTTTTCCTATTTTGGGAATTATTTGTAGTATTGTGTGGAGTTTTGGCTGGGGTCTGGGATTATTGCAGGGAGATTTTGTAGCTGGTTTAGCCTGTTTTATTGGGATTATTATGTTGTATTTTTCTTTTTTAGGATTACAGTATGAAAATAAGAAAAAGACTTATTTAATAATTAATAATAATAAATTTAGATTACAGTGGACAGACTTTGGGCTGATGGGTTCGGTAGAAAAATATATATGGGGCAATATTTCAGAAATTGATTTTGTCAATCTAAATGTAGATATAGACAAAAGCAAAGATAAAAATGGCAAAACTACAACATTAATTATTAATAGTTGTGCTATCACCATTGACGAGGAAGTTTTTAAATTTGGAGATGGTTATGATTTAACGGAAGAAGAAGCTAACTACTTAGTAAAGGAAATTTCTGCATTTATCAAATAA
- a CDS encoding replication initiation protein, whose translation MKTRNYRIEPTGKPLDLDDKTPATVCISTDVMKYRVVDKIRERERKLFILLVHAVWHELGKTNTHKIEIDKIKGVFRKVCSTKSYKDWLWEYLENLSEIKIVYRDEKLRGVTHLFASAYLDEEKEYIYFQIPEILAQAILSANCFARLDTYFLIGLSGKYAVSLYQFLESKVGMDKFNPSLVPNKAERFIQISLDDLKEVLSIRNNEYARWSHFKQRVLDPAVDEINTNSMQSTFKVEYETVTAKKRKVAGVKFFLAKTPERLEKESQLKKIRQLKISPPKPLPETSQLLSDTEEVAKLVIHFERARNGVAISPDDVSHQDLGKAAAFMLGIDSLEDAKEIISIICHYKNRPDFFGGLVKHKARAIAEFKARKAKQKQVQHSQEKKRIEQEKRKEYKKALETEFTIYFDGLEPSQIEEIDREILSELPRMFIPYFDSQRDDFASRVVVRDRRFRWWLVNKMGLSEKKVDLLLKT comes from the coding sequence ATGAAGACTAGAAATTACCGTATTGAGCCAACAGGGAAACCATTGGATTTGGACGATAAAACCCCCGCAACTGTTTGTATTTCAACCGATGTGATGAAGTATAGGGTTGTAGACAAAATTAGAGAAAGAGAGCGAAAGCTATTTATTCTCTTGGTTCATGCGGTGTGGCACGAACTGGGTAAAACCAATACCCATAAAATAGAAATTGACAAAATCAAAGGGGTATTTAGAAAGGTTTGTAGCACCAAAAGCTATAAGGATTGGCTGTGGGAGTATCTGGAGAATCTTTCAGAAATCAAGATTGTTTATCGAGATGAAAAGCTTCGAGGTGTTACCCATCTGTTTGCCAGTGCCTACCTAGATGAAGAGAAGGAGTATATCTACTTTCAAATCCCCGAAATATTGGCTCAGGCTATCTTATCGGCAAATTGTTTTGCTCGCTTGGATACCTACTTTCTGATTGGATTGAGTGGCAAATATGCGGTAAGCCTCTATCAATTCCTGGAATCAAAAGTGGGCATGGACAAGTTTAATCCCTCCCTCGTACCCAATAAAGCAGAACGGTTTATCCAGATTAGTCTCGATGACCTCAAAGAAGTCTTATCAATTAGAAATAATGAATATGCTCGCTGGAGTCATTTTAAACAGAGAGTTTTAGATCCAGCAGTGGATGAAATTAACACCAATTCGATGCAGTCTACCTTTAAAGTTGAGTATGAAACCGTTACTGCTAAAAAGAGGAAGGTGGCTGGGGTCAAGTTCTTTTTAGCCAAAACTCCCGAACGACTGGAAAAAGAAAGCCAGTTAAAAAAAATCAGACAGCTAAAAATTAGTCCCCCAAAACCCTTACCAGAAACGTCTCAACTTCTATCGGATACCGAGGAGGTAGCAAAATTAGTCATCCACTTTGAACGGGCGAGAAATGGCGTGGCAATATCCCCAGATGATGTATCTCATCAAGATTTAGGGAAAGCAGCAGCTTTCATGTTGGGCATCGATAGTTTGGAAGATGCCAAGGAGATAATATCGATAATTTGTCACTACAAAAACCGACCCGATTTCTTTGGTGGGTTAGTCAAACACAAAGCCAGGGCTATTGCTGAGTTTAAAGCCAGAAAAGCAAAGCAGAAGCAGGTACAGCATTCTCAGGAAAAAAAACGAATCGAACAAGAGAAGAGGAAAGAATATAAAAAAGCCCTGGAAACAGAATTTACTATTTATTTTGACGGACTAGAACCATCTCAAATTGAGGAAATAGACCGAGAAATACTCTCTGAATTGCCTCGGATGTTTATTCCTTACTTTGATTCCCAGCGCGACGATTTTGCTAGTAGGGTAGTTGTACGCGATCGACGTTTTCGGTGGTGGTTAGTTAATAAAATGGGACTGTCAGAAAAAAAAGTCGATCTACTGCTGAAAACTTAA
- a CDS encoding DNA-3-methyladenine glycosylase I, which translates to MNRCACLKDSPLEIAYHDNEWGVPVTDDRKLFEFLILEGAQAGLSWSTVLKKRENYRQAFANFDPKRVAQFDDHKQEKLKQNPGIIRNKLKIASAVTNARLFLDIQAEYGSFASYIWQFVEGKPIQNRWENLEQVPATSPQSEAMSKELKKRGFKFVGSTICYAYMQATGMVNDHTTNCFRYEKISAMKPVVNVEH; encoded by the coding sequence TTGAACAGATGTGCTTGCCTAAAAGATAGCCCCCTAGAAATTGCTTATCACGATAATGAGTGGGGCGTTCCCGTGACCGATGACCGAAAGCTATTTGAATTCTTGATTCTTGAAGGGGCGCAAGCTGGTTTGAGTTGGAGTACGGTTCTAAAGAAACGGGAGAACTACCGTCAAGCCTTTGCCAACTTTGACCCCAAACGAGTAGCTCAGTTTGATGACCATAAACAGGAAAAACTAAAACAGAATCCTGGCATTATCCGTAACAAGCTCAAAATAGCTTCAGCAGTAACTAATGCTCGTTTATTTCTTGATATACAGGCAGAATACGGTAGTTTTGCCAGCTATATTTGGCAGTTTGTTGAGGGTAAGCCAATCCAAAATCGCTGGGAGAATTTAGAACAAGTTCCTGCTACTTCTCCTCAATCTGAGGCGATGAGTAAAGAGTTAAAGAAACGAGGATTTAAGTTTGTTGGTTCTACGATTTGCTATGCCTATATGCAGGCTACGGGAATGGTTAACGACCATACAACTAATTGTTTTCGCTATGAAAAAATTAGCGCGATGAAACCCGTAGTTAACGTTGAGCATTAA
- a CDS encoding serine/threonine-protein kinase, which produces MDTLHQPQEVIANRYQIITTLGQGGMGTTYAAIDLTNSQEVAIKVVSLHQTNDWKVLELFQREATVLASLNHPYIPNYLDYFQLDTENDRKFYLVQELIEGKSLADLVTQGWHSTEQEVQDIARQLLEILVYLHSLNPSVIHRDIKPQNIIRRDDGKVYLVDFGAVQAVYRHTIGIGGTFVGTLGYMSPEQLRGKVIPASDLYSLGCSLLFLLTHRSPHELPQKGMGIDFSSRVNISPSFAQWLTRIIEPIAEDRFQSAENALIALPNYQVFVSGNILNQTLEASQTNGFYALKKNTPKTVKNNLALEKINRPKFSRIHIINKDHEILITIPVKIKSITISLLWAIATGIKKIFSQALIRTDFIGLQKFRGVHRLLMTMTINLIIVIINTIMLTTIAMAKPVFLILLLIPFIVSIFTFAASIQTKISPILLQYGLNMNLAIYVLLLVLAIDILWLILNYIFGNHIVRVKNNKMHFVHKFSFFTISQEKTNLPYSKNHSDRLSTLKHFLTGFIVNDLNTRELNWISQEIADFLESSQN; this is translated from the coding sequence ATGGATACATTACATCAACCACAAGAAGTTATTGCCAACCGCTACCAAATTATTACTACCCTCGGACAAGGTGGCATGGGTACTACTTATGCTGCGATAGATTTAACTAACTCCCAAGAAGTTGCGATTAAAGTTGTTTCCCTGCATCAGACTAATGATTGGAAAGTCTTGGAGTTATTTCAAAGAGAAGCCACAGTTTTAGCTAGTCTCAATCATCCCTATATTCCTAACTATCTTGATTATTTTCAGTTAGATACAGAAAATGACAGAAAATTTTATCTAGTACAAGAATTAATCGAGGGAAAATCTTTAGCAGATTTAGTAACACAAGGATGGCATTCTACAGAACAGGAAGTCCAAGATATTGCCAGACAATTATTAGAAATTTTAGTTTATCTACACTCTTTAAATCCATCAGTAATTCATCGGGATATCAAGCCCCAAAATATTATTCGTCGAGATGACGGCAAAGTCTATCTAGTAGATTTCGGTGCGGTGCAAGCTGTGTATCGCCATACGATCGGTATCGGTGGAACTTTTGTCGGGACTTTAGGCTATATGTCTCCCGAACAGTTAAGGGGCAAAGTTATACCAGCATCGGATTTATATAGCTTAGGATGCAGTTTATTATTCTTGTTAACTCATCGATCGCCTCATGAATTACCTCAGAAAGGTATGGGAATTGATTTTAGTTCTAGAGTTAATATTTCTCCTAGTTTTGCTCAATGGCTAACAAGAATTATTGAACCAATAGCAGAAGATCGTTTTCAGTCTGCGGAAAATGCTTTAATAGCCTTACCAAATTATCAAGTTTTTGTTTCTGGTAATATTTTAAATCAAACTCTTGAAGCTTCTCAGACAAATGGTTTTTATGCTCTTAAAAAAAATACACCTAAAACAGTAAAAAATAATCTGGCTTTAGAAAAAATAAACCGACCTAAATTTAGTCGTATTCATATTATTAATAAAGACCATGAAATATTAATAACAATACCAGTAAAAATTAAAAGTATAACTATAAGTTTGCTCTGGGCGATCGCTACAGGAATCAAAAAGATATTTTCTCAAGCTCTGATTCGTACAGACTTTATTGGATTACAAAAGTTTCGGGGAGTTCATCGGCTTTTAATGACGATGACAATCAACCTAATTATTGTCATTATCAACACAATTATGTTAACAACAATTGCTATGGCAAAGCCTGTATTTTTAATTCTTTTATTAATACCATTTATCGTTTCAATATTTACTTTTGCTGCTTCTATTCAAACTAAAATTTCGCCGATTTTGCTCCAGTATGGATTAAATATGAATTTAGCAATATATGTTCTGCTTTTGGTTTTAGCTATAGATATTTTATGGTTAATATTAAACTACATTTTTGGGAATCATATTGTTCGAGTAAAAAATAACAAAATGCATTTTGTCCACAAATTTTCATTTTTTACTATTTCCCAAGAAAAAACAAATTTACCATATTCTAAAAATCATAGCGATCGCTTATCAACTTTAAAACATTTTCTCACAGGTTTTATAGTTAATGATTTAAATACTAGAGAACTTAACTGGATATCGCAAGAAATAGCTGATTTTTTAGAGTCATCTCAAAACTAA
- a CDS encoding tyrosine-type recombinase/integrase, which yields MFAWEEGMAIRRSSQRKYDRGNRSLAIVSTLPTVKAMRDCFERYLNLTIADGHASNDTVKTYRSRVHQFLSWCRERELYPALITKENILEYRKHLVDGSKTSPTIRLSLISIKHFYTACLAEKLVKDNPVVGVKAPREKREVGSTIKYLTEEELQQIFDSVAPTYKIRGDKIAQVQVLRDRILLACMALQGCRSVEMYRVNLGDISQSGGQHYLKLDGKNSIRTAILRPDLAQEIVEYRQARAQSGEKVNADRPLFISLSNRRYGQRLSRSGISHVIDGYLEKCNLKHTDLERSLSPHSLRHTAGTLALRNGSDLREVQDFLGHSDPKTTAIYTHVLNSHENNPAAKIDITF from the coding sequence ATGTTTGCTTGGGAAGAAGGTATGGCTATTCGACGTTCGAGCCAAAGAAAATACGATCGAGGTAATCGTTCCTTAGCTATTGTCTCTACTTTACCTACGGTGAAGGCAATGCGGGACTGTTTTGAGAGATATCTTAACCTAACTATCGCTGATGGTCATGCCAGTAACGATACAGTTAAAACCTACCGCAGTCGGGTTCATCAATTTCTTAGTTGGTGCAGAGAGCGGGAGCTTTATCCAGCCCTTATTACCAAGGAAAATATTCTAGAATACCGCAAACATTTGGTTGATGGTAGCAAAACATCCCCCACAATACGTTTATCTCTAATCTCTATCAAGCACTTCTATACCGCTTGTTTGGCAGAAAAACTGGTCAAGGACAATCCTGTCGTCGGGGTAAAAGCACCAAGGGAAAAGCGAGAAGTTGGTAGCACCATTAAGTATCTAACCGAGGAAGAGTTACAGCAGATATTTGATAGCGTCGCTCCTACTTACAAAATTCGTGGAGATAAAATTGCCCAAGTACAGGTATTGCGCGATCGCATTCTACTAGCTTGTATGGCTCTCCAAGGTTGTCGCAGCGTCGAAATGTATCGGGTTAATCTGGGAGATATTAGCCAATCGGGAGGTCAGCATTATCTTAAGCTGGATGGTAAAAACAGCATTAGAACTGCTATTTTACGCCCCGATCTAGCTCAGGAAATAGTAGAGTATCGTCAAGCTCGCGCTCAAAGTGGAGAAAAGGTAAATGCTGACCGTCCATTGTTTATCTCTTTATCTAATCGTCGTTACGGTCAACGTTTATCTAGAAGTGGCATCAGTCATGTTATTGATGGCTATCTAGAAAAATGTAATCTAAAACACACCGATCTAGAGCGAAGTCTTTCACCCCATAGTCTCCGCCATACGGCTGGTACATTAGCATTGAGAAATGGTTCGGATCTAAGAGAAGTGCAGGATTTTCTGGGTCATAGCGACCCTAAAACTACTGCGATCTATACCCACGTTCTTAATTCCCATGAGAATAATCCTGCTGCCAAGATTGACATAACTTTTTAA
- a CDS encoding serine/threonine-protein kinase, translating to MKALHQQTEIIYSRYQITTILGQGGMGTTYAAIDLSNSQPVAIKVVSLRQTQDWKILELFEREAKVLANLNHPYIPNYLDYFQLDTEDDRRFYLVQELVEGKSLAELVQQGWHATEKEVKDIATQVLDILIYLHSITPPVIHRDIKPQNIIRRDDGKVYLVDFGAVQNVYRHTIGIDGTSVGTFGYMPPEQYRGKVVPASDLYSLGCSLLFILTAKSPSKLPQKRMKINFHSEVKLSKTFCSWLTRAIEPIIEDRFQSAIQALQILKEEYQDFAIISRLAKSQRDYSQLEYNFSFEENYKKI from the coding sequence ATGAAAGCATTACATCAACAAACGGAAATTATTTATAGTCGTTACCAAATTACCACTATCTTGGGACAGGGAGGCATGGGAACTACCTATGCAGCGATAGATTTAAGTAACTCACAGCCAGTTGCCATAAAGGTTGTCTCGCTACGTCAAACACAAGATTGGAAGATACTAGAGTTATTTGAGCGAGAAGCCAAAGTATTAGCTAATCTCAATCATCCTTATATTCCTAACTACCTCGATTATTTTCAGTTAGATACCGAAGATGATCGAAGATTTTATTTAGTACAAGAATTAGTTGAGGGAAAATCTTTAGCTGAATTAGTTCAACAGGGATGGCACGCTACAGAAAAGGAAGTAAAAGATATTGCTACTCAGGTATTGGATATTCTGATCTACCTACATTCAATTACACCACCAGTAATTCATCGCGATATTAAACCTCAAAATATTATTCGCCGAGATGACGGCAAAGTTTATTTAGTCGATTTTGGTGCAGTGCAAAATGTTTACCGCCACACCATCGGTATTGACGGTACATCTGTAGGAACTTTTGGCTATATGCCCCCAGAACAATATCGAGGTAAAGTTGTTCCTGCTTCAGATTTATATAGTTTAGGCTGTAGTTTATTATTCATCTTAACTGCTAAATCTCCTAGTAAATTACCTCAAAAAAGGATGAAAATCAATTTTCATTCTGAAGTAAAATTATCTAAAACTTTTTGTTCTTGGTTAACTAGGGCGATCGAACCAATAATAGAGGATCGATTTCAATCGGCAATTCAAGCACTCCAAATACTAAAAGAAGAATACCAAGATTTTGCAATTATTTCTAGATTGGCAAAATCTCAAAGAGATTATAGCCAATTAGAATATAACTTTTCTTTTGAGGAAAACTATAAAAAAATCTGA
- a CDS encoding DNA-primase RepB domain-containing protein produces MVSFLNTASLADYRDAQVKRARELFQALSFGLQSIQYEFVLKNDCRDKAIWSMKTAEEFIAKIPTINEHLQKDPFHVWFRPNVSSYIFIDDLTLDRARIMFKEGFEPSAVIETSPDNYQVWVCVANVYIRASHATTIARYLAERFGGDPSCCNYRYYGRMVGFPNVKQQYRTTDDRYPITRLHYAQHTVISKSHELLVATKAKANAWEKSRERIVTGDLDDLWQELNDRLIVARKLNRDKSADAAAEKLYRSIESAKLLKGIDVAKQRSETDLAVVCQLIHRGYSTEAIADGVRNHSFRLEERKKGHVEDYLRRTIERGLLNVIEEKQQSEEVAMAV; encoded by the coding sequence ATGGTTTCCTTCTTAAATACGGCTTCTCTGGCTGATTATCGCGATGCCCAAGTCAAGCGAGCAAGAGAGCTTTTCCAGGCTCTATCATTTGGTTTACAGTCAATTCAATACGAATTTGTGTTGAAGAACGATTGCAGAGATAAAGCGATCTGGAGCATGAAGACGGCAGAAGAATTCATTGCCAAGATACCAACTATCAATGAACACCTTCAAAAAGACCCATTTCACGTCTGGTTTCGCCCTAACGTAAGCTCTTACATCTTTATCGACGATCTAACCCTAGATCGGGCTAGAATCATGTTCAAAGAAGGCTTCGAGCCGAGTGCGGTGATTGAAACCAGCCCCGACAACTATCAAGTTTGGGTCTGCGTTGCTAATGTTTACATTCGTGCCAGTCACGCTACTACTATCGCTCGTTATTTAGCCGAACGCTTTGGGGGCGACCCTAGCTGCTGTAATTACCGTTATTACGGTCGCATGGTAGGATTTCCCAATGTCAAACAGCAATATCGTACTACTGACGATCGCTATCCCATAACTCGGCTTCACTATGCCCAGCATACCGTCATTAGTAAAAGTCACGAACTGCTGGTTGCTACTAAAGCAAAAGCTAATGCTTGGGAAAAAAGCAGAGAAAGGATTGTAACTGGCGATCTGGACGATCTTTGGCAGGAGTTAAATGATCGCTTGATAGTGGCAAGAAAACTCAATAGGGATAAATCCGCAGATGCAGCAGCAGAAAAGCTTTACCGTTCTATTGAGTCTGCCAAACTGCTTAAGGGCATTGATGTTGCCAAACAACGCAGCGAAACTGATTTAGCGGTAGTTTGCCAGCTAATTCATCGCGGATACTCGACAGAAGCGATCGCTGATGGGGTAAGAAACCATAGCTTTCGCCTAGAAGAGCGCAAAAAAGGTCATGTTGAAGATTATTTACGTCGTACCATCGAACGGGGGTTACTTAATGTGATTGAAGAAAAACAGCAGTCAGAAGAAGTTGCAATGGCAGTATAG